A genome region from Bacillaceae bacterium IKA-2 includes the following:
- a CDS encoding BrxA/BrxB family bacilliredoxin produces MDFNFYNDVISGARKEMVEAGYKELETSEQVDDVLGKKGTTFVCINSVCGCAGGIARPSAAYMVNYEKKPDNFVTVFAGQDKEATETARKYFKGFAPSSPSFALVKDGEIKAMIERHEIEGHEPVEVVQKLEKYFDQYL; encoded by the coding sequence TTGGACTTTAATTTTTACAATGATGTTATAAGTGGGGCAAGGAAAGAGATGGTAGAGGCTGGTTATAAAGAGTTAGAAACTTCTGAGCAAGTTGATGACGTTTTAGGAAAAAAAGGCACTACTTTCGTTTGCATTAACTCAGTTTGTGGATGTGCAGGAGGAATTGCCCGTCCTTCAGCTGCATATATGGTCAATTATGAAAAGAAACCTGATAATTTTGTGACGGTTTTTGCTGGTCAGGATAAAGAAGCAACTGAAACAGCGAGAAAATACTTTAAGGGCTTCGCGCCTTCTTCTCCATCTTTTGCTTTAGTGAAAGACGGTGAAATCAAAGCCATGATTGAACGTCATGAAATTGAAGGTCACGAACCAGTTGAAGTTGTACAAAAGCTAGAGAAGTACTTTGATCAATATTTGTAA